From the Fusarium oxysporum Fo47 chromosome X, complete sequence genome, the window TTACAAAATAACCCTACCAATGCGAAGACTGGTGGTCACTCCAGAGATTGAGAAGTACTACGATCCTGACTTCAACTGGGTGCTTTTGAGCAAAGATGATATGAAGAGTCTTTTTGATCCAGTAATCGACGtcattctcaagcttgtAAAAGATCAGGTTGATCAAGTCAAGAGAGACAATGAGCCCCGAATCAAGACCATGTGTCTGGTTGGTGGGTTTGGTTCCTCGCCTTATGTCAAGGAGAGGTTACTTGAATGGTGCTCCGAACAAGAGATACGGCTGACGACACCGTGGACAGGAGCGTAAGTACCCCCTTCGCAGGAAATATCCAGTCGTGACTGACAGATATCCAGTTGGGCAGCTGTTGTTTGCGGCGCTGTCTTGCGGGGTGTCGAAGGGTCTATGTCCAAACAGAAAAAATGTCGTCGGCATTATGGACATACCATGTCTCGAACATATGATCCAGCTGTGCATTtcaactttgatgagaataAGCGAAGATTGTGGAATGATCCCTGGACAAAGGAGCAGAATCTCTCTGGGTTCATGAATTGGGAGATCGCAAAGGTGAGTTTTCATCAGGTGGTGTTGGCTACGGGATGTTAGACTCACGATCCATAGGGCGCCCTTCTCGACGATGATACCGAGATTAGCACGAGTTTCTACTCACACTTCTCGGAATACTTTGACGGAAAGCATACGCATGACCTTTTCTCTTGTAGCTTGGATGAGGCACCTGAGACTATTGAGAATGAACGTGAGTATAACCACTATGGTAGGAACGATTGAGCTGACGATGGCTAGGAATCGAGAAAGTTGGGGAAGTCTTGTATACCATTGATGGTatcgacaagaccaagatcaagagcaTACAAGATGCAAATGGTATCCACTGGTATCAACTACTCCTCACATTGACGATTCGTCTAAGTGACGATGAGGTTGGTGTATTAGTTTGTCGGATCTTCTATCGAGGAAAGGAAGTTGGGAAGGCAGAGATAGGGTATTCTTTCACGTAGTTGTGTTCCATCGTCCATCTGGTTATCTGGCTTTGCGACGCCGCTTTGTGAGGCGTTGAAGGTTGCTAGTCTTCTAGTCAATTCTGTAATGGTGTTTGTCGAGGCTGCCTATTATGGTTCTTGAGAAACTTATAGATGCATTGAATGTATACTGCCTGGAGTTCTAGATTACATTCAGAGATCACCAGTTGACGATTGTTCTAACTTGACTGTAGCACCGCCTAATAGCTTTCTCCTCTGAGAGATCAGGCTGGCTCATGATGTCGCAGAAATATTCTCGCAATGAATTTGACTAACAAGTCTGGGGAACCACGCCTATTTCGAGCCCAGCCAGGACCTTGGAATACTACCGACAGTATCAGTCTCGCGTTCTCAACAAGCAAGGAGCCGGTTCTTAAGTCCGCTAAGCTCCGGAACAAGACTAAAAAGCAAAAGATAATATGAGTCACAGCGAAATAGAGAGGGCATATAGTAATAAGCTTTGCTGGGTTTGCTTTAGTTATATGGACTTGGTGACATGCTGCCGGGGTATTCATGTGGGATATTCATGTGGGATAGATGTCACGTAATCCGGCGTCGGGGTGCGGGGGAACACCGAGCTTCCCCGAACGCGCGCATATTTACCAGCGATCAATTGGAGCTCCTCACCACCAGTATATAAACCTCTGTGTCTTCATAAACGATCAATTGCTTAGAAGTGAACATCAAAGCGCTTCCTGAAACGCCCAAGAATGGCCACATCTCTTTTCTCCAGCCTCAAAGGCTATACGTACAAGACCATCCCGTACAAGTCTAGGCCCAGCGGCGACATCGTTCTTGATGTGGTGTACCCAGAGGAAGCCGACGGTTCGCCGACGACTGTTCTCATACATATCCATGGCGGATTTCTCGTAAGTCTCCTCTAACCATATTGCAAACTTGACTAACATGGGCGCAGATCGTCGGTGACAGATACAGTTTTGCCCCATACTGGCTGCTCAACGCTGCAACTGCTCGGAGATGGATCTTCGTGAGCCCTGACTATCGCCTTGTCCCAGAATCTACTGCACATGCATCACTGGATGACTCCATCGATGCGTACAACTGGGTGCGCTCGTCGCTGGCTGACGCAATTGGACGTCCTATTGGGTCCGTCTTGCTGTCTGGGTCCAGCGCCGGCGGATATCTCGCACTCACGACTGCTAATGCGGTTGAACATAAGCCAGATGCGCTGTTGCTCATCTATGGAATGCTTGACGCAGCTGGTCCGAGATATACGACTCCTGGGACCAATATTTGGGGCGCACCGCCTTTTGACACCGCCTCGGTCTTGAGCCAGTTTCCCAGGACAAAGCAGAACGATGATCGAAAAGCCATATCTGGATATCCCCCGCCAGAGAACTTCCAGCAAGACCCACGGTTCCAAGTTACTTCAGCTCTCCACATCGACGCCCTCTTCCCAGACTACATGACTGGTGTTGACGGTTTGAGTCGTGAGATCGCAAACAAGGGCATCGATGCCATCCCCGAAGAACACCGACGGTTGTTCCCTCTCTCTTTTGGCGATCTTTCCAAGATTCCCCGCACGTTCTTGCTCCATGGCGTCAACGACACTGCTGTTACCATTGACTGCGGTATCGtagctgagaagaagcttcgTGAGGCAGGTGTTGAGGTTATAAAGGACTTCCCGGAGAATGCAGAACATGGATTCGATGTTAGAACTGGAAATTTGGATGTTGAAAAGGCGGATGCGGATGGAATTCCTAATGTTGAGAGTCTGAGAAACGCCATTCGCTTTCTTGACTCCTCTGTTAAGAACTAGATGTAACGAGATACTGGGCTCTGAATAGACCACATATTTGTTACACGTTTCAAATTGAACTTCGTGCATGGCTTACATATTTGAAAGATATCCTGTTCTAAGCTGGCACTTAGTTGATCTCAGCTACGACACTCTTGATAATCTCCTCAAGattctcctccttcagcCCAAGTAACCCAATCGCATTCTCATCACCCTTCAACGCGTGGCCAGCACCATCGGCAAACAGGAACTGCTCGAGATAATTACCAAAGGCACTAAAATCTCCTTTAGCAATCTTCTCGTCCCCCGTCTTTTCCAACTCAGCGCCAGTGACATGAGAAACCTCAAACTTGTCACCAGTCAGCCTCTCGACAATCTTCAGGACCTCATTCTGAGTTGTCGTAACACCGGCGATATTGAGATACTTGTTCTTTGTctcttctggcttcttcaGAATAGCAACTACAGCTTCGCCGACGAAGGCGAGTGAAGTTGTGGAATAGGGTTCATTGCCCGAGTCGGTGATGCGAATCTTGCGatccttgatgttgatgaatcCCCTTGCACTTTTGAGGCCCTACAACCCAGTCAGAAAACGCTGCCGTTTCAGTCAAAGTCAAATAACATACCGAGTCAAGGAACAGTCCGTTGGAAAGGCCAGTCCAAGAGAACCAATCATGCTTCTTAGCAAGTTCAATCAAGTAGTCAGTGTTTTGGATCTTCGCACCGAGAATCTTTCCAATCTTGGTATCGCGATTCTGACGAGACGGAATTCCGAACTCTGAGGGAATGAAACGTGGAACCTTTGCTGCAATTGCAGCATCGATAATGATCTTCTGGcttccagcagcagcagttgCGGCGGCTGACACCACTGCATCTTGGCCGGCCAGAGCTTCCTTAACTGAGTCGACGGAGGTGATATCGACTCGCTTCACAATCACATTGTCGGGAAATTTGGCGGGAGACTCTTTTCTGGTAATAGTTGTAACTTGGAAACCAGCTTTGAGGAGACTGTCCACGATTTTTGATCCGATGAGACCAGAGCCCTGGCTTAGTTAGTTCGGTGCCCATGGTCCTCTAGGGTAAATAACTCACTCCAACGACTGCGACTTTCTGAATGGCCATTTTGATGTTGTCAATTGATGTGCTCTTCACAATAGCATTTGATGAGAGGTGATTTGAAAATGATTGACTATGAAGGCTTTATCTTGGTTTTTGACGTTTGTTCAACCCCGCCATTGTAACATTTTGCTGGGGATGCAACCATATTGAGCCATACACAACGCATGATTTTCGTCGTTATCTCCACTTCCTCATGATGCCATACTGGCGAGAGATTCTCAACCATGGGCCAAGAGACTTGCGTATCTGTAAATGGTGAGCAGTCAAATGCAGCACTCACGTCACAAATAATACATACCCGAGAGGAGATGTTTCCGAAGGATAGAGTATAAGTTTCTTGCTCTACTGATTGCACTGACCCAGTGCGGCTCTAGCTTGTTGGACAGCCGAGGAGTAAAGAGAATAATCCAACGTCAATTCAGATCACATTGATTGAAAATTGAAATCTCCATTTTGGAAAGATATTGAATAAGGCTATACTCGGTAATTACTAACGTCAATCAGTTATCCCTTGTCTTTTACGGAGCCTCAGCAGAGGTATCCCTCAAGTCTAGCGAAGCCTCAAGGCCTTGGATAAGGTTATACGGCACCGGCGGAACGATGCTCGCATACCTTACGCCATAGATTTCAGTAATGAAGGACCGGCTgcagcttcaacttcaaaaTGACGCTCTGTTACTGTTAGCGACTTGATTATTTGAGAAAACTCGAATGTCCAGCGAATTGCCAAGAGGTTTCCTGGAATTAACGGAAAGAACCGCTATATGTTTAGAACTTTTGACGGAACTTCCAGAATCACGGAAAGGGAGAGTCATCCGTTAGTCCCGACCCTAACCAATTCCACTACCGACATCTCAAAATAGATGTCTCAGAATCCTTCAAGCAGAATCAGACGATAAACACCGCCGTGAAAAGTGGGAAATCCGCGTAACAACCATAGCAACTGAGCACCATCTCAAACAAACTTTTAAACCAAGTAAAAGCTGTCAATCAATCTGACAGCACTCCCGTAGATCTTGGACAGCAACCGCATTAGAAAAAGCTCCAGTGGCTAGGGCAGACAGGCCGTTGTGCCGGGTAACCGGACGCCACTGTGGCTATCACCATGGAAAAATCTGGGGAATAGACACAATGACGTTGGCAGAAGTGCCGGTAACCTTGATTTGTAGCCTGGAGATAACTAACTTGACACGTAAACGTGCAGCAGCCACATTGTGAATAAATTATTTCCTTGATTTTTGTGCAAAAACGCCGATCAATGAAAAAAGTAATGCAAAGCGGCGTAGTCACGCGAGCAAAAGTCCTTTTGCTTACAGCCACAGAAATTGGGTGAAGAATTACGTCCTGAATTGGAATGTCAGATGCTGAGCCAGTTTCTGACCACCTCGGCTACGGCGGCTCAATCCTCCTTTCTCGTATGGCTAATCTGCATCCTTGCTTACGTATTTCCTTGTGAAAAAGCAGCGAGTAAAAATACCAGAGTCTTGTTGGTGCCTGATTCCTCTTCACCCAAAAATAGTCACATCATTGCAGGGCATGTTTTCATCTGTGGCGCGTCATTGTGCTGATGAATATTTAAGCTTTTACTGGTCACTCTGGATACTCAGCGGGAAACTTTACGCAGAGTCGTCGCTGGCTGGCCGCTGTAACAGTCAGCAAATGGAGAATTTTAGTGGACAAGGTACCTAGATTTCATGGAGTCCGCGGATCGAGCTTAATGACTTTTCAAGGCGTCAGTGTCAACCCTGCAGTAAATCCATTCTCCAAGGGCAAAGTGAAACCTCATTTCAAGAGCAGAGCAAAGGGCCCCTCTTCTTACGAACCCACCAAACATAAGAGACACGCGACAGGAGTGTCAAAGCTGAGAGATCCCCCCCCCTTGCATGGGTAAACAAGGCCATTGTCTAGACCAAAACAAAAAAGCCCAACTTCTCCACGCTCGCCAAGAGATCGATCGACGACTATACTCAGGGGTAAGCCAAGAAAAAACCAAGGCGCCTTGCGTACTAAAGCAGTCATCGTGTAATATTTGGTAGAGGTGCAGACAAAGCGCAGCGTTCCGCCTCAAGAAGGAATAATGGCGCAGCCTAGCGTGAAATTAAGCTGTTCCATGATTGAATGGTCGACCCATTAACATTGGTCAAGGGAGGGCTAAAAATGGGAAAAGTCGGCTAAGCGGCTTTTTTCTGCTGGTTAACCTGGGAATAAAGGGGGGACTTTTTTTGCCCGACGACACCGGGCCATGCAaggtttctttttttctggggaagaagctgagagaATGTACGAGTGTTGCAACCAATTTCATGCCCTCATGCAGAGAAATGCATTGTTTTCTGCATGTGCTTATTTGTTGTTGATCAACGTGCGTCAGCAAGGAGACTTGTTGGGCCGGACACTATCGACGCCTCGTGCAAGCCATGTCGGCCCCTCATCATCACAGGAGCGTTAACCTTAGACTTTAAATTGAGAGAGACTCACAGAAAAGCAAGCGCTCAGACAAAATAGCCCATTCCTTGCATTGTCGCGTGACCTTACTCGCTGAAGCGTAATTCCCTACAGCACCGGCTTGAATCTGTTTAGCTTGGCGACCAATTCGGTGCCGTGCTGTTAATTTTACTCTGCATCCCCCTTCTTGGCCAATTGGATGCAGGGGAGCGTTCGGTTAGTCGGAGCCGTTTAGTCAGATTGAATTGGCAGATGAGAATACGAGCCTTGAAACCGCCACTGGCCGAAGAGTTTTTAGTGGTGCTGTACACCCGTCTAGCCCTACATGGATCCAATGCAGAAGTGACCGACGCCAGGGGTCGAGGAGTGCAAATTGTCCGTATTCAGCTAATGAACAAGTCATGGTTATTCCATGTTACGTAGCAGATTTAATCTGGGCTGAGCTGTGGCACACACACTCTCACAGAACACGCGAGCAGTTGCTGTTTTTACAGTAATTCCCCATTTAGTTTGATGTTTTAGTGACCTTTTAGTTAGGGGGGGTCCAACGCCAATGTAAGATTTTACGACCGTGATCCTTTTTTAACGACCTTGGATCCTTTCTGCTCTACTCTTGAGGCTTCCTTTTTTCCCTCTCTTGTCCTCTTTCTCCGACCTCTTTCCATGGAATATTCAGCTATTTTTTAATTCTGTTTTCTCTCATCCACTGGAGAGCAATCATGTTTGCGACACTCGTTCCCTTTTGTTTTTCGACGATATTTGTTTCATTGACGTTTACTAAACTGGTCCACCTTTCTATCCACGCCAAGACAATCTCTCCCGGCGCTTTCGTCCTTTTTCTGCCCTCGCTTTTACTTCCTGATGTTTTAGTCATTATCCTGTCGCGCCTGGCGCTGCGGCAGCAGAAGGGCCTTTTCTCTGTTGGAGCTTGTGTTTTGGGGTGCATATTCTCGTATGTTGTTGTCATGCCAGCCTCAATTGATCGCTGCTAATAATTGCAGATTTATTCTTCTCGGCGCATCGGCTTCACAACTGGGCTTCTTTTATTCGACGGGCAATGAGGTTAAATGGTCAGAGGCGTTGAGCTATGCTGGCGATAAAGATGGGATGAAAATCCTTCTTAGTGGGCTTAACTCTGTCCTTGCGGCGGGAGctctcatcgtcgtcgtggCTTGGGTTGCGAAGTGGTTTCTCTACAGGGCCGTCGGTTCATTAATTGCAACGGTTGGAATGCCTGTTGTACATGGTACATGACCCTCTCAATGATCGTCAATTCATACTAACATTACTCCAGCCTGGCAGTGGTTCCGACACAGAAACGGTCGATCCCCTCAGTCACTAGCTTATGACTCCGACAGCGAACTCGACGAAGACCTCGAGGTCGCCAAAGAAGGCGCACGACTCATCCCCGATACTCACGAAGAATCTCGAACGAGGCCTCGAACATGGATTATTCTCGCCCTCATTTcggtcttcctcttcctcacgACGACTCTCCGACCTGCCGCTCCTTATACCATGATGTCCATGACACTCCCCGCCGCTATGCTGGAAATGTTCAAGTCTCCGGCCAAGCTGTGTAACAATGTCGAAGGCGGATGGCCTCTCCCTGATCTCATCACTCCCGATAATTGGGAGGAGCCCAATGGACGCTTCCCCGGTTGGACACCCGGTAACGACGGTGATGCTGCGCGAAAGTACCGAGACACAGTCCCTGAATGGCTACCCAGCGACATCCCCGCGGGCTTCTCCAAGTGGCTTTCCAAGCCAAACAAGACCACGGATGAGGAGCCTGCAGCAAGCCCTAGCAAGGCATGCGAAGTCCCCAAAGCCGACGGTACCTTTTACAACCCCGTTCTCGACCCTCTCAAGATCTCCAACCTCGACACCGACATCATTGACGTTATCCGCGACACTCTCAAGGGCGGCgacgtcaagatcaagcacGTGGCACTAATCATGATGGAGAGCTATCGCGAGGAACTCTTCCCTCTGCAGCAGGGCTCAAACTATCACAAGCTCATGGTCAAGTCGCACAAGGGTGAAGACATCGACGAGATCAACGAGAAGCTTTCTCGCATGAGCCCCGTCGCCGAGAGACTCACCGGCAAGTCAGGAAACTGGAAGAGAAAGGATGGCTCGGATTTTGAACACGTGGCTATCCCGCAGTGGAACGATACAGCGCAGGAGGGGTACGGAGGTATCAACGTTGTCGGCGGTTTCACAACGTCTTCGTTGTCGTTCAAGAGTATGGCTGCTATCCACTGTGGCGCCTGGTCCATGCCTGTCGATGGCTTTGAGGAGTCTGAGACGGATGCGTACCAGGCTTGTATTCCTCAGGTCTTCAATCTCTttaacaagctcaaggatgatAAGAAGTCGAAGGATTTCTTGGAGCAGCAGTGGTATCCTGCTTTCTTCCAGTCTATCACCGATGGTTATGATCGTCAGGATAAGTTCGACGACAAAATTGGCTTTGAGCATATCGTTACACGAGGCCGTCTCGAAGATGATCGCAAGAACGGCGAGGAACTCGAGGAGATCAACTACTTCGGTTTCCCTGAGACGACGCTCAAGGGGCACATTGAGGATTACCTAaaggaggtcaaggagaagggcaagcGCATGTTCTTCTCTCACTTCACCAGCACCACTCATCATCCCTGGGGCGTACCAAAATCATTCGAGAAGACCGACTTTCTCAACACCGAGGGCAAGATGGGCTGGCACTCGGAGTTCAACGACTATCTCAACGCGATGCGATTCACCGACGCCTGGCTAGGCGAGTTGCTTCAGACATTTGATGACCACGGTCTTACAAACGAGACATTGGTTGTATTTGTTGGCGATCACGGACAGGCTTTCAAGGAGGATCAAAAGTCCAAGACTGGAACCTACGAGAACGGCCACGTTAGCAACTTCCGAGTCCCCATCACATTCCGCCATCCTCACATCCCCCGCGTTCAATACAACGCCAACGCAACATCCCTCTCTATCCTCCCCACCATCCTCgaccttctcatcaataCGGGCTCCCTCAACGAAAAAGACCAAAACGCCGCTGAGGACCTTATCCACGATTACGAGGGCCAGTCCCTCATCCGCCCTTACAAAGCTACCCACAACGGCCGCCGCGCCTGGAACTTTGGGATCATTAATGGAGGAGCTAGCATGTTATCAATGACATCTGCAGATGCACCGTGGCGCATTGTCATCCCGCTCGATGACTCTACACAATATAGATTCACAGATCTCAAGAATGATCCGTTAGAGAAGAAGCCGCTTGAGAAGTGGACGCTTGAGCAGTTGACGTATGCTGTTCGGAATAAATTTGGGGAGGAGGCTTCCAAGTGGGCTGCTGAGGCGGACGCTGTGTCCAAGTGGTGGGGACCTGAGAGGAAGAGATTATGGGGATATAATCCTTCGCATAAGGAAGATTGATGATAGTATTTAAATGTAATGCGAATGTTTAATGGTTTCAATTATGTGTCTGTGTCTGCGATGTCTGTTGCGCCAGCAATATGGATGTGACTTTGAAACGATGAGATGGACAGTCTCAACCTTGCCATCTTACATGTGACCTGGTTTGAACGAGATATCGATTGCTTCATGGTTCAAACTGAAGTTAAGAAGTACGTGCCTTACTTCGGGCTCGAGAAGTTATCACCATCATCCAATTGCAATCAGAGTTTGAAGTTGATCATTCTGGTATTTCCATTCCACGTTCATGTTAATGTTTCATCTATACAACAAAAGAAAATGCGCCGTTCGATCTATAACCTGACCCGATATCTCACTCCAAAACCACCCAATGCAAATTTTGATACAAATTAGTGATCATTCAATGATCTTGGTTTCCATTTAATGCCCAGCAGCTTGCTTCTTCGCAGCAAGTCTTCGCTCCTCAGCAGCGACCATATCTGCATATTGTTAGCCATTATCCAAACAATTGATAAAAGTGACTTACCCTTCCAGAGGTCCTGTCCCTCATACTCCTCCTTgtggatcttcttctcaatgatCTTTGTGGGATCATTAGGATCCACGACCCGAATGGTCTGCCATCTGCTATCACCGTTCTTGAGATCATTCATCTCAAAAACAGCAGACACCAACAACACAGCCAACGTCAAGCCCTGCGCATAAACACGAGCTTGCACAATCTTGTTCGCCGTGTTCATAGGCTGTCGACTAACAATCGCAAACGCAATACCCATTGACGCCAACCACGACGCGAAGACAATGGGATATCGGTTCTCCTTGGCATATGACTTGAAACGCTCATACGCTGACTCATTTTCTCGGATGAGTTGTGCTGTGCGCgctgcttgatcttggtaaTTGCGCTTAGGATCTTGGGCGATTTGGTATGCGATACTCCATCTCTCGGCATTGACGATGGCGCCGAATGTACCCGTTGATGTCACGAGGAATGCTCTGAAGGGGAGGGTGAGGCCTCGGAAGGTTGGGTAGCGTTTTGATGCATAGTACACgcctccaagaccgagaccCAGGAAGAGTGTTCCGCCGATGAGGCCGCCCTTGACGACTTCGGCGTAGTgggcctcttcttctgccttgGTGAGAATCTTCATGattggtgatggtggtgataACGATAAGAGATAAGCAGTGTGATAAgagataaggataaggataagcttGAATGGGTAGGTGGTAATGTAATGTGTGTATGATATATGGATGATATGTCCCACTACAGACTCCTGGCAAGCATGTTTATATAAAGGTATCAAGTCTGCAAATTTTACCGGGCAAAGCCGCTACGAAACGGATTCCTCATGTCATGTTGTCGCATGATTATTCAAAGTCGGGATGCTTACGCCGCAGCGAAATCCTTAGTCATGATGCCGCACTCGCCGCAACTTCCGCTCACGGTTCCGCCCGACTGCCGCAGGTGGATGATTTGCGGCGCCGCATGGCCGCAGTTGATTCCAGAGAGGAACGAGAATTTTGTAAGGGCATATTTTTGGGTGATGAGCGAGATCATCGGGTACTGTGCTGACGGTCAACGGcgatgccgatgatatgTCCAAGGAATAGCGTTGGTATGATGTATGGATGTCTCTGGGAGGTGAACTGCATAAGATTTCACATCCTGAGCATCGCGACCGTCTGGGAACAAGCAACGTCAAGATGGATGGTTAGTTTGAGAAGTATGGAAGGATTGAGGGCCATCATGGGTGTTATATAACTATTTTTACAGCATTAGCGCGCTGAGGACACATTTCTCAAGCCCCGTTGTCGGCAGTCATTAACGACGGAACGAGGTCCCTGTAGCCAATGATTTGGGAGATCCGGTCTCTAGTGAAGTTCGATTATGTGCTCGATTCATCTCACAACAGGTCT encodes:
- a CDS encoding alkaline-phosphatase-like protein, which translates into the protein MFATLVPFCFSTIFVSLTFTKLVHLSIHAKTISPGAFVLFLPSLLLPDVLVIILSRLALRQQKGLFSVGACVLGCIFSFILLGASASQLGFFYSTGNEVKWSEALSYAGDKDGMKILLSGLNSVLAAGALIVVVAWVAKWFLYRAVGSLIATVGMPVVHAWQWFRHRNGRSPQSLAYDSDSELDEDLEVAKEGARLIPDTHEESRTRPRTWIILALISVFLFLTTTLRPAAPYTMMSMTLPAAMLEMFKSPAKLCNNVEGGWPLPDLITPDNWEEPNGRFPGWTPGNDGDAARKYRDTVPEWLPSDIPAGFSKWLSKPNKTTDEEPAASPSKACEVPKADGTFYNPVLDPLKISNLDTDIIDVIRDTLKGGDVKIKHVALIMMESYREELFPLQQGSNYHKLMVKSHKGEDIDEINEKLSRMSPVAERLTGKSGNWKRKDGSDFEHVAIPQWNDTAQEGYGGINVVGGFTTSSLSFKSMAAIHCGAWSMPVDGFEESETDAYQACIPQVFNLFNKLKDDKKSKDFLEQQWYPAFFQSITDGYDRQDKFDDKIGFEHIVTRGRLEDDRKNGEELEEINYFGFPETTLKGHIEDYLKEVKEKGKRMFFSHFTSTTHHPWGVPKSFEKTDFLNTEGKMGWHSEFNDYLNAMRFTDAWLGELLQTFDDHGLTNETLVVFVGDHGQAFKEDQKSKTGTYENGHVSNFRVPITFRHPHIPRVQYNANATSLSILPTILDLLINTGSLNEKDQNAAEDLIHDYEGQSLIRPYKATHNGRRAWNFGIINGGASMLSMTSADAPWRIVIPLDDSTQYRFTDLKNDPLEKKPLEKWTLEQLTYAVRNKFGEEASKWAAEADAVSKWWGPERKRLWGYNPSHKED